The following are encoded together in the Gordonia insulae genome:
- a CDS encoding flavin-containing monooxygenase yields MTAGHSDTPVVVDVAIVGAGFAGIGMATQLARRARESFVVLERADGVGGTWRDNTYPGIACDIPAHLYSFSFRPPSDWATLYPQGADIRRYLEQTVADEGLAPHIRLGCGLDQAHWDADSDRWELTTGAGPILARVLVMAVGRLSEPHVPDIEGLESFTGTVVHTAQWRDDLLSGGERIGVVGTGASAVQVIPHLAEDAEELVVFSRTPPYVVPREDRRFSDDERAELRVPENAQAVRERMLLDADKAFGQRLGLHPDIDDIRARALGHLHRQVASPSLRAALTPDYEIGCKRILLSDDFFPTLERSDVVFESSALESVVECKARAVSGNTYDLDVLVMATGFEATRPPAASRIRGRHGRVLGDHWADGMVSFASTAVAGFPNMFVLDGPNAALGHNSAIYMIETQLDYVVGALNFLADSGSRSVEVSAAAEAAYTAEIDRLAASTVWLTGCDSWYVDPGSGRLTLLWPGTAVSFRERNGTFDPRPYLIEPRLVDEGGRTP; encoded by the coding sequence GTGACCGCCGGCCACTCCGACACCCCGGTCGTGGTCGACGTCGCGATCGTCGGCGCCGGATTCGCCGGTATCGGCATGGCCACCCAGTTGGCCCGGCGCGCCCGCGAATCCTTCGTGGTCCTCGAGCGCGCCGATGGTGTCGGCGGGACGTGGCGGGACAACACCTATCCGGGGATCGCCTGCGACATCCCCGCGCACCTCTACTCGTTCTCGTTCCGGCCGCCGTCGGATTGGGCCACTCTGTATCCGCAGGGTGCCGATATCCGCCGCTATCTGGAGCAGACCGTCGCCGACGAAGGTCTGGCGCCGCACATCCGGCTCGGCTGCGGACTCGACCAGGCGCACTGGGATGCCGACAGCGACCGGTGGGAGCTGACCACGGGCGCGGGGCCAATCCTCGCCCGCGTGCTCGTGATGGCCGTCGGCCGGCTCTCCGAGCCGCACGTCCCGGATATCGAGGGACTCGAATCCTTCACCGGCACAGTCGTTCACACGGCGCAGTGGCGTGACGATCTGTTGTCCGGCGGTGAGCGGATCGGTGTGGTGGGCACGGGCGCGTCCGCGGTCCAGGTGATCCCGCACCTCGCCGAGGACGCAGAGGAACTCGTCGTCTTCTCCCGCACGCCGCCCTATGTGGTGCCGCGCGAGGATCGTCGGTTCTCCGACGACGAGCGAGCCGAACTGCGTGTCCCGGAGAATGCGCAGGCGGTGCGCGAACGCATGCTCCTCGACGCCGACAAGGCCTTCGGGCAGCGACTCGGCCTGCATCCGGACATCGACGACATCCGTGCGAGGGCGCTCGGGCACCTGCACCGCCAGGTCGCGAGCCCGTCGTTGCGTGCGGCGCTGACACCGGACTACGAGATCGGCTGCAAACGAATCCTGCTCAGTGACGACTTCTTTCCCACGCTCGAGCGTTCCGACGTCGTGTTCGAGTCGAGCGCGCTCGAGTCGGTCGTCGAATGCAAGGCGCGCGCGGTGAGCGGCAACACCTACGACCTCGACGTCCTGGTGATGGCGACCGGGTTCGAGGCCACGCGGCCTCCCGCCGCGTCCCGTATCCGTGGTCGCCACGGCCGTGTGCTGGGCGACCACTGGGCCGACGGCATGGTCTCCTTTGCCTCGACGGCGGTGGCCGGGTTCCCGAACATGTTCGTCCTCGACGGCCCCAACGCGGCCCTCGGACACAACTCGGCGATCTACATGATCGAGACCCAGCTCGATTACGTCGTCGGCGCGCTGAACTTCTTGGCGGACAGCGGAAGTCGCTCCGTGGAGGTGAGTGCGGCGGCCGAGGCCGCCTACACCGCCGAGATCGACCGGCTGGCCGCTTCGACGGTGTGGCTCACCGGATGCGACAGTTGGTACGTGGACCCCGGGAGCGGGCGACTGACGCTGCTGTGGCCCGGCACCGCGGTGTCGTTCCGCGAACGCAACGGGACCTTCGACCCGCGGCCCTACCTGATCGAACCCCGACTCGTCGACGAGGGAGGTCGGACACCATGA
- the cofG gene encoding 7,8-didemethyl-8-hydroxy-5-deazariboflavin synthase CofG encodes MTGTVSVAAALAAARSGAPIDRAQATSLLACSGDELIELQEIAATLRDDGLAAVGRDRQITYSRKVFIPLTRLCRDRCHYCTFVTVPGKLAREGHGMYLDLDEVVDIARKGAELGCKEALFTLGDRPEARWSQAGEWLAARGYTSTLDYVRAAAVAVLEDTGLLPHLNPGVMSAEEMRRLRPVAPSMGMMLETTSRRLFTDKGQPHYGSPDKDPLVRLQVLHDAGAERIPFTTGILVGIGETLTERAESILAMAEVQRAHGHIQEVIVQNFRAKPDTAMRGTPDAEMTEFLAAVAVARIVLGPHMRVQAPPNLVSREECAALVASGIDDWGGVSPLTPDHVNPERPWPNLDVLAEITASTGHTLTERITAQPPYVLGGDEWIDPSLAHHVAALADPATGLAAAVKPQGRPWSAVA; translated from the coding sequence ATGACCGGCACAGTATCCGTGGCGGCCGCGCTGGCGGCGGCACGATCCGGAGCACCGATCGATCGCGCACAGGCAACATCCCTGCTGGCCTGCTCGGGCGACGAACTGATCGAACTGCAGGAGATCGCCGCGACGCTGCGCGACGACGGTCTCGCCGCGGTGGGACGTGATCGACAGATCACCTACTCCCGCAAGGTCTTCATCCCACTGACCCGGCTGTGCCGTGATCGGTGTCATTACTGCACGTTCGTCACGGTGCCGGGCAAGCTGGCCCGGGAGGGCCACGGGATGTACCTCGACCTCGACGAGGTCGTCGACATCGCGCGCAAGGGCGCCGAACTCGGCTGCAAGGAGGCGTTGTTCACCCTCGGCGACCGTCCCGAGGCCCGGTGGTCCCAGGCCGGTGAGTGGCTCGCGGCCCGCGGGTACACGTCCACCCTCGACTACGTGCGCGCCGCGGCGGTCGCCGTCCTCGAGGACACCGGACTGCTGCCGCACCTCAATCCCGGGGTGATGAGCGCCGAGGAGATGCGACGCCTGCGCCCGGTCGCCCCGTCGATGGGCATGATGTTGGAGACCACCTCGCGGCGACTGTTCACCGACAAGGGGCAGCCGCATTACGGCAGTCCCGACAAGGATCCGCTGGTGCGCCTGCAAGTGCTGCACGACGCGGGGGCCGAACGCATCCCGTTCACCACCGGCATCCTGGTGGGGATCGGCGAAACCCTCACGGAGAGAGCCGAATCCATCCTGGCGATGGCGGAGGTGCAGCGTGCGCACGGGCACATCCAGGAAGTCATCGTGCAGAACTTCCGGGCCAAGCCGGACACCGCTATGCGGGGGACGCCCGACGCGGAGATGACCGAGTTCCTGGCCGCCGTCGCGGTGGCGCGGATCGTGCTCGGACCGCACATGCGGGTGCAGGCGCCGCCGAACCTGGTGTCGCGCGAGGAATGTGCGGCGCTGGTCGCGTCCGGTATCGACGATTGGGGCGGGGTGTCACCGCTGACCCCCGACCACGTCAACCCCGAACGGCCGTGGCCGAATCTCGACGTCCTCGCCGAGATCACCGCGTCGACCGGGCACACCCTCACCGAACGCATCACGGCGCAGCCGCCCTATGTGCTGGGCGGCGACGAGTGGATCGATCCGTCCCTGGCGCATCATGTCGCCGCGCTGGCCGATCCGGCGACGGGCCTGGCTGCCGCGGTGAAACCGCAGGGCCGGCCGTGGTCGGCAGTCGCCTGA
- a CDS encoding rhodanese-like domain-containing protein, which yields MPTIDDLLLDARDRLRRLDARDVADELASGAVLVDIRPAAQRAVEGEADGALVIERNVLEWRCDPASDAHIPEAVDHDVRWIILCSQGYTSSLAAASLQQLGLHRATDVIGGYEALQAAHTAR from the coding sequence ATGCCGACGATCGACGACCTGCTGCTCGACGCCCGCGATCGGCTCCGGCGGCTCGACGCACGCGACGTGGCCGACGAGCTCGCGTCCGGCGCGGTGCTCGTCGACATCCGTCCCGCCGCCCAGCGCGCCGTCGAGGGTGAGGCCGATGGCGCGCTCGTCATCGAACGCAATGTCCTCGAGTGGCGCTGCGATCCGGCGAGCGACGCGCACATCCCGGAGGCCGTCGACCACGACGTCCGGTGGATCATCCTGTGTTCCCAGGGGTACACGTCCAGCCTGGCCGCCGCGTCGCTGCAGCAGCTCGGACTGCATCGCGCGACCGATGTGATCGGCGGCTACGAGGCGTTGCAGGCGGCCCACACCGCGCGCTGA
- a CDS encoding cupin domain-containing protein, translating to MTTTLRRPDPRFEPAHVRPANLPTRLRPADLLRITDQGVADVLDGVYDHLLPRHWDPVERWATRLVSNDDLDVWLISWTPDRSTELHDHAGSLGALTVLSGSLREYRWTGQDLALRVLDAGDQAAFPLGWVHDVQRHDPLAIQTESGAQASPGPITPTLSVHAYSPPLTAMSFYAVTDHATLRRTRTELTDEPE from the coding sequence ATGACCACGACGTTGCGTCGACCCGACCCGCGATTCGAACCCGCTCACGTCCGTCCGGCGAATCTGCCGACCCGGCTTCGGCCGGCCGATCTGCTGCGTATCACCGACCAGGGCGTCGCCGACGTCCTCGACGGTGTCTACGACCATCTGTTGCCGAGACACTGGGACCCCGTCGAGCGCTGGGCGACGCGCCTGGTCTCGAATGACGATCTCGACGTCTGGCTCATCAGCTGGACCCCGGACCGATCGACCGAACTGCACGATCACGCGGGGTCGCTCGGTGCGCTCACGGTGTTGTCGGGGTCGCTGCGGGAGTATCGCTGGACTGGTCAGGATCTGGCCCTGCGCGTCCTGGACGCCGGCGATCAGGCCGCCTTCCCACTCGGCTGGGTGCACGACGTGCAGCGCCACGACCCGCTCGCCATCCAGACCGAGTCGGGCGCCCAGGCCTCGCCCGGCCCCATCACACCTACACTCAGCGTGCACGCGTATTCGCCGCCGCTGACCGCCATGTCGTTCTACGCCGTGACCGATCACGCCACCCTGCGCCGGACCCGCACCGAACTGACCGACGAACCGGAGTGA
- the fdxA gene encoding ferredoxin encodes MVTYIIAEPCVDVLDKACVEECPVDCIYEGGRMLYIQPDECVDCGACEPVCPVEAIFYEDDVPDEWEPYVSANADFFDDLGSPGGASKVGKTDTDAAFVKGLPPMNEEE; translated from the coding sequence GTGGTGACGTACATCATCGCGGAGCCTTGTGTCGACGTTCTGGACAAGGCCTGCGTCGAGGAATGCCCGGTGGATTGCATCTACGAGGGTGGCCGGATGCTCTACATCCAGCCCGACGAGTGCGTCGACTGCGGTGCCTGCGAACCGGTGTGTCCGGTGGAGGCGATCTTCTACGAGGATGATGTGCCCGACGAGTGGGAACCCTACGTGAGCGCCAACGCCGACTTCTTCGACGACCTGGGCTCGCCCGGTGGCGCGAGCAAGGTCGGCAAGACCGACACCGACGCCGCGTTCGTCAAGGGTCTGCCGCCGATGAACGAAGAGGAATGA
- the dapC gene encoding succinyldiaminopimelate transaminase — MSTSGFATRRRVSTLLPDFPWDTIGGARMRASAHPDGIVDLSVGTPVDPVDPIIREALAASSEFPGYPTTIGTGELREAAVAALARRYGAPGLDESAVLPVIGTKEAIAGIVSTLGIGAGDVVVIPEVAYPTYEVSALLAGATPVRADSTVQLGPTSPALIFLNSPSNPTGKVLGIDHLRKVVGWARERGAIVVSDECYLGLAWDTEAYSILDPRVSDGDHTGLIAVHSLSKVSNLASYRAGFFAGDRELIGELLAVRKHAGLIVPFPIQGAMVAALNDDAHAIAQAERYRARRTTLLAAVRAAGFRVDHSEAGLYLWATRDEDSRVTLDWLAERGILAAPGDFYGPAGTRHVRMALTATDERIAAAAARLTA; from the coding sequence GTGAGCACGTCCGGATTCGCGACTCGACGACGCGTCAGCACTCTGTTGCCCGACTTCCCGTGGGACACCATCGGCGGGGCCAGGATGCGGGCGTCCGCCCATCCCGACGGCATCGTCGATCTGTCGGTCGGCACACCGGTCGACCCGGTGGATCCGATCATCCGGGAGGCACTCGCCGCATCGTCGGAGTTCCCCGGATATCCCACGACGATCGGCACCGGCGAGCTGCGTGAGGCCGCGGTCGCGGCGCTCGCCCGTCGATACGGCGCTCCCGGTCTCGACGAATCGGCTGTCCTGCCGGTCATCGGTACCAAGGAGGCGATCGCCGGAATCGTGTCGACGCTCGGCATCGGCGCCGGGGACGTCGTGGTGATCCCGGAGGTCGCGTACCCGACCTACGAGGTCAGCGCATTGTTGGCCGGCGCCACGCCGGTGCGGGCCGACTCCACCGTGCAACTCGGGCCCACCTCGCCCGCACTGATCTTCCTCAACTCACCGTCGAATCCGACCGGCAAGGTGCTGGGCATCGACCATCTGCGCAAGGTGGTCGGCTGGGCACGCGAACGTGGCGCGATCGTGGTGTCCGACGAGTGCTATCTGGGTCTGGCCTGGGACACCGAGGCCTACTCGATCCTCGATCCGCGGGTCAGCGACGGCGACCACACCGGCCTGATCGCGGTGCACTCGCTGTCGAAGGTGTCGAACCTCGCGTCGTACCGTGCGGGCTTCTTCGCCGGCGACCGCGAACTGATCGGTGAGTTGCTCGCGGTCCGCAAGCACGCCGGGCTCATCGTGCCGTTCCCGATCCAGGGTGCGATGGTCGCTGCGCTGAACGACGACGCCCACGCGATCGCGCAGGCGGAACGCTATCGGGCGCGCCGCACGACGCTCCTGGCAGCCGTGCGGGCGGCCGGCTTCCGCGTCGATCACTCCGAGGCGGGCTTGTATCTGTGGGCGACCCGCGACGAGGACAGCCGGGTCACCCTGGACTGGCTGGCCGAACGCGGCATCCTGGCCGCACCGGGTGATTTCTACGGTCCGGCCGGCACCCGCCACGTACGGATGGCGCTGACCGCGACCGACGAGCGCATCGCGGCGGCCGCCGCGCGTCTGACGGCCTGA
- the dapD gene encoding 2,3,4,5-tetrahydropyridine-2,6-dicarboxylate N-succinyltransferase, translated as MTTNGAYATGIATVTNGGSADPGSVLDVWFPEPELDSPTTAETVILEGDDIPTELRALVGTDTARGVKTVAVRTSITNLSSEPADAYDVYLRLHLLSHRLVAPHGTNLDGIFGLLTNVVWTNHGPCPIEGFEKTRARLRAHGPVTVYSVDKFPRMVDYVLPGGVRIGDADRVRLGAHLAPGTTVMHEGFVNYNAGTLGSSMVEGRISAGVVVGDGSDIGGGASTMGTLSGGGKEIIALGKRCLLGANSGCGIPLGDDCVVEAGLYVTAGTKVTGPDGTSVKARELAGQSNLLFRRNSLTGAVEVVPWKGDGIALNEALHKN; from the coding sequence GTGACGACGAATGGCGCTTACGCAACCGGTATTGCCACCGTGACCAACGGAGGATCCGCCGACCCCGGCTCGGTCCTCGACGTCTGGTTCCCCGAGCCGGAGCTCGACAGCCCGACAACCGCGGAGACGGTCATCCTCGAGGGCGACGACATCCCCACCGAACTGCGCGCCCTGGTCGGCACCGACACTGCACGCGGCGTCAAGACGGTCGCCGTACGCACCTCCATCACCAACCTGTCGTCGGAGCCCGCGGACGCCTACGACGTCTACCTCCGGCTGCACCTGCTGTCGCACCGCCTCGTGGCACCGCACGGGACTAATCTCGACGGCATCTTCGGGCTGCTGACCAACGTCGTGTGGACCAACCACGGGCCCTGCCCGATCGAGGGTTTCGAGAAGACCCGCGCTCGGCTGCGTGCCCACGGCCCGGTCACCGTCTACAGCGTGGACAAGTTCCCCCGGATGGTGGACTACGTGCTGCCCGGCGGCGTGCGGATCGGCGACGCCGACCGCGTCCGGCTCGGCGCGCACCTGGCGCCCGGCACCACCGTGATGCACGAGGGTTTCGTCAACTACAACGCCGGCACCCTGGGCTCGTCGATGGTCGAGGGTCGTATCTCGGCCGGTGTCGTCGTCGGGGACGGCTCCGACATCGGCGGCGGCGCATCCACCATGGGCACGCTGTCGGGCGGCGGCAAGGAGATCATCGCGCTGGGCAAGCGCTGCCTGCTGGGCGCGAACTCCGGCTGTGGCATCCCGCTGGGTGACGACTGCGTGGTCGAGGCCGGGCTCTACGTCACCGCGGGCACCAAGGTCACCGGACCGGACGGCACCTCGGTCAAGGCACGCGAGCTGGCCGGCCAGTCGAATCTGCTCTTCCGTCGCAACAGCCTCACCGGCGCTGTCGAGGTGGTGCCCTGGAAGGGCGACGGGATCGCCCTCAACGAGGCGTTGCACAAGAACTGA